The Nostoc sp. 'Peltigera membranacea cyanobiont' N6 genome contains the following window.
AAGAAACTTTACCCGTAAGTCTTTGCTAAGATTTCGTCAAGATATTTTGCAATATATTAAGCTGTACTCAGATGCACTCAAATATGATTTATATCGGGCTATAAATACATTTTTGTATATGCTACTACTATTAGTATCCTATTATTTGGTTGGGCGAAAGACGGGTTTCTTTATTTTCTTTTAGGATTTGCTGTCTGTATGCAGATATACGTTTCAAAATATAGTCATAGCTCGTAGTGAATATCTTATTATATAGATGTGTTGAAGGAAAGCATTTCATTTCAATGAGTGCAAATATAGGAATCATATTTGATTTCTGAAAAAATCTCAGTAGTCTTGTAGGGTGTGTTACGGCTTCCGTAACGCACCATGCGAAGGTTTTGGTGCGTTAGCCTACGGCATAACACACCCTACGTATATTTCAAAAATCAAATCGGAGTCCTATATTTTGACATGGCTGGAAACTAACTTTGAATACTTTCATTATTTTTTCAATTGTTCTAAATAAACAGCAACCTCTATCATAATGCTGTTACATATCTGTTAAGAATAGTTACAAATTCTTAACCCAAGGAAATATTTTTTATGGCAGTTTCACTTGAAAATAATGCACCCCATCAGGTTGTTATTGTTGGTGGTGGTTTTGGTGGACTGTATGCAGCAAAGGGTCTGAATGCAGCGAATCTAAATGTTACTCTCATTGATAAACGTAACTTTCACCTCTTTCAGCCGCTTTTATATCAAGTTGCCACAGGTACGCTATCACCTTCTGATATTTCCGCACCATTGCGATCTGTATTTAGCAAAAGTAAGAATACAAAAGTGTTGTTGGGAGAAGTAAATGAGATCGATCCAAAAGCGCAACAAGTTATTCTGGGCGATGAAATAGTACCTTATGATACATTAATTGTCGCCACAGGTGCTAACCATTCCTATTTTGGTAAAGATCACTGGGAAAAAGTTGCTCCTGGTTTGAAGACTGTGGAAGATGCGATAGAAATGCGTCGCCGGATATTTGGCGCATTTGAAGCAGCAGAAAAAGAAACCGATCCTGAAAAACGGCGTGCTTTCTTGAATTTCGTGATTGTGGGGGGTGGCCCGACTGGTGTAGAATTAGCAGGTGCGATCGCAGAATTGGCATACAAAACTCTCAAAGAAGATTTCCGCAGCATCGACACTTCAGAAACGAGAATTTTACTATTACAAGGGGGCCCTCGCATCCTCCCACACATGGCACCAGAGTTATCGGCATCAGCAGCAGTATCTTTGCAAAAGTTGGGTATAGAACTCCACACTCACACTAGGGTGACGAATATTGAAGGTGGTATCGTTACTTTCAAGCAAGGCAATGAATTTACAGAAATTGCCTCAGACACTATATTGTGGGCAGCAGGTGTTCAAGGTTCCCCAATGGGGAAAGTCTTAAAAGAAAGTACAGGTGTAGAGTGCGATTTCTCTGGGCGGGTGATTGTAGAACCTGACTTGTCTATCGAGGGTTATAACAACATTTTCGTAATTGGAGATTTAGCTAACTTCTCCCACCAAGATAGTAAAGTCTTACCTGGTGTTGCACCTGTAGCTAAACAACAAGGAGAGTATGTAGGTAAATTAATTCAACGACGGCTTCAAGGTAAGACTTTGCCACAATTTCGTTACAGCGATGTGGGTAGTTTGGCGATGATTGGGCAAAATTTAGCTGTTGTAGATTTAGGCTTAATGAAACTCACAGGTTTCATTGCTTGGGCATTTTGGCTATTAGTTCACATCTACTTCTTAATCGAGTTTGACACTAAATTACTAGTAGTATTTCAGTGGGCGTGGAATTATATCACTCGTAATCGTCGCTCTAGATTGATTACAGGTAGAGAAGCT
Protein-coding sequences here:
- a CDS encoding NAD(P)/FAD-dependent oxidoreductase encodes the protein MAVSLENNAPHQVVIVGGGFGGLYAAKGLNAANLNVTLIDKRNFHLFQPLLYQVATGTLSPSDISAPLRSVFSKSKNTKVLLGEVNEIDPKAQQVILGDEIVPYDTLIVATGANHSYFGKDHWEKVAPGLKTVEDAIEMRRRIFGAFEAAEKETDPEKRRAFLNFVIVGGGPTGVELAGAIAELAYKTLKEDFRSIDTSETRILLLQGGPRILPHMAPELSASAAVSLQKLGIELHTHTRVTNIEGGIVTFKQGNEFTEIASDTILWAAGVQGSPMGKVLKESTGVECDFSGRVIVEPDLSIEGYNNIFVIGDLANFSHQDSKVLPGVAPVAKQQGEYVGKLIQRRLQGKTLPQFRYSDVGSLAMIGQNLAVVDLGLMKLTGFIAWAFWLLVHIYFLIEFDTKLLVVFQWAWNYITRNRRSRLITGREAFVEPKTVKDRVQEPSATPL